Genomic window (Arcobacter aquimarinus):
ATCTAATATGTACCATTACAATAGCAGCTGTATCCCAAAATTTTTTAAAGTGACTAACTCTTTCTTCTGGAGTTGGATAATAACACTCTATAATAACTTCTTTTATTAATCTACCTTTCCAAGAGTGCTTTACAAGAACTTCCATTTCCCAATCAAATCTTAAAGTTTTAATATTTAAATCTAAAATTGAAGTAGGATATAATCTAAATCCTGATAATGAATCTTTAATTTCTTGTTCAGTATCCCAGCAAGCCCAGAAATTACTGAACCATCTACCAAATTTTGAACCATTTGGTACATTGTCAATATCGAAATTTCTTGCTCCAATGATTATTTGGTCTTTTCCATCGTGTGCACTTAAGATTTTTTCTATTTGACTTGCTAAATGTTGACCATCTCCATCTAAACTAATAAAATAGTCATGTCCTAACTCTTTTACTTTTTTTGCTCCAGTTAAGATGGCTTGACCTTTTCCTTGATTAATTTCATGTCGAAGAATTATAATATCAGGATGTGATTCAATTAAGTCAGTTACTTTAATAGTTGAGCCATCATCAACAATGATAAGTTTATATCCATTTTTTATCACATCATTAGCAACATTAACAATAGTTTTAGGATTATTATAAGTAGGAATTACTACGAATATTTTATCTTGTAACAAAAATAAACTCACTGCATTTTTTATTATCTTTTTTAGTAATTATTTTATAGTTTTGTTCTTTTTTTTCAATAATAAATAAAATTTTATCTAAAGGTAAAATAGCTTGCAAAAATTTCGCTTTGGTAATTTTTGATAATTCTTTATCTAATAGCTTACTTGCGATGTCAATGTGTAAAAAACCTGGTAACAAATGATTGTTTGGAAAATGTGCCTGAAAAATAGGATGTTTTTCATCTGTTAATTGAATTTCATATTCAATTAATGATTCTGATACTTTTGAATCAAGTATATGATATAAACCTTCCAATAAAAATACTCCAAAATAATTACTAAAATAACTTTTCACATTCTATCAAAAGTAAACTAAGTATATAATAAGATAATTAATTCTCAAGGAGATAAAGTGGAAAAATGTGATGTATTAATAATTGGTGGAGGACCAAGTGGGTCTTTGGCTGCTTCTAAGCTTTTAAAAAATGGTTTTAGTGTAATAATTTTAGAAAAATTAGATTTTCCACGATTTGTAATTGGAGAATCATTACTGCCAAGATGTAATGAAATATTAGAAAATAATGAATTATTTGAAGTAATAGAACAACAAAAATATATGACTAAAGGTGGAGCAATTTTTGTTAATGAAAAAAATGAAGAACAAGTTATTGATTTTAGTAAGAATTTAGGACAAAAATGGGGAACAAGTTTTCAAGTTAAAAGAGAAGAGTTTGATAATGTTTTATTACAAAATTCTAAAAAAATGGGAGCGGATGTACGTCATGGTTATGAAGTAATAGCTTATGATAATGAAAAAAATCAATTAAAAGCAAAAAATAATAATGGAAATATTGAAGAGTTTGAAGCAAAGTTTATTTTGGATGCTTCAGGATATGGAAGAGTATTGCCAAAACTTTTAGATTTGGATATTCCATCTGATTTAAGATTACGAAATGCAATTTTTACAAGAGTAAAAGGTGAACGAAGAAGAGAAAAAGATTTTGAAGGTTTTATAGATATTGTAATACATGATAATAATAAAGCATGGTTATGGGTAATTCCTTTTAGTGATGGGACAACATCTTGTGGAATAGTATGTGAAGAAGATTATTTTAAGAAAACAGGTTTAAGTCAAGCAGATTTCTGGGATAAAGTAATAAATGAACATGTTTATTTAAAAGAAAAATTTAAAAATGCAGAAAAAATAGTTCCAGTAGGAATTATTGGTGGTTATTCGGCTGCAATCAAAAAAATGTATGGAAAAGGATATGCATTAAGTGGAAATGCTACAGAATTTTTAGATCCAGTTTTTTCATCAGGTGTAACTTTAGCTCTTGAATCATCAAATAAAGTAGCTGAACTTATAATAAAAGAATTAAATGGTGAAAAGGTTAATTGGCAAAATGATTATGAAGATTATATGATGATAGGAATTAATGTCTTTAGAGAATTTGTATATGCTTGGTATGAAGGAAAGTTACAAAAAATATTTTATTCAAAAAATAAATCGGATATTATTAAAAATTCTATTAGTTCAATTTTATCGGGTTATGTTTGGGATGAAAATAATTATTTTGTAAAAGATACAAAACGAAAAATTGAAGCTTTAGTTGCAATGAGTAATTAAAATGTAAGATAGATAAAAGTACAAATTTTGTATAATCTTTACAATAAAATTAGATTTAGGAAAATAGAAAATGGCAGTTAAGAGTGATGAATTTAAGCAGTTTTTAATTAACGGTTTAAAGCTTGAAGATATTGGTGTAGATGATATTAATGATGATGATGCACTTTTTGGTGATGAAGGCTTAGGTTTAGACTCTGTTGATTCTATTGAATTAGTTTTAATTATCGAAAAAGAATATGGTATTAAAATAAATAATAGTGAACAATATCAAGAAATATTTAAATCTGTAAATAGTTTATTAAAATATATAAATGACAATAAATAACAAAGTATATATAAATTATTTTGATTCTGTATCTTGTGCAGGAAATGATTCTTTAGAATTATTTCAATCTGTATGTGAACAAAAAGATACTATTTTTACTGATACAAGTTATATAAAAGAAAAAGTTGTTGCTATTGGTAAAGTATCTAAAGATGAAAATCTGCAAAATATTTTATTAAAAAGATGTGAAAAGTTATTGGAAGAGACAAAATTAGTTGATTTTTCAAAAACTTTATTAATTGTAGGTTCTTCTGTTGGTGGAATGGATGAAACTGAAAGACTTTTTTTTCAAAATGCAAATTATAAAAAAATCAATTATAAAAAACATCCAGTTGATGCAATTGCTTATCATTTAAAAGAAAAATTTTCTTTTTATGATGATGTATCTTTTTCAACAGCTTGTACTTCAAGTGCAAATGCTTTAGGTTATGCAAAAGAAGTTATATCAAAAGGTATTTATGAAAATGTGTTAGTTATTGGAATAGATACATTATCTTATACAACTGTCTGTGGTTTTTCAGCGTTAAGTGTATTATCATCAAAACCATGTACTCCTTTTGATAAAAATAGAGATGGTATGAATGTTTCAGAAGGGTTTGCAATTTTATTACTTCAAAATAAAAAAGAAGAGAATTCTATTGAACTTTGTGGAGTAGGATATAGCTCTGATGCCCATCATATGACTCAACCCCATCCAGAAGGATTGGGAGCAAAAAGTGCAATGCAAAATGCTATTTATGATGCAAAATTAAATATTAATGATATTTCTTATATTAATGCTCATGGAACAGGAACGTATGCAAATGATTTTTCAGAACTAAATGCTATAAATTCTTTGTTTATTGATAAAAAACCAAAAGTAAGTTCAACAAAATCTATTACAGGACACACTTTAGGTGCTGCTGGTGCAATTGAAGCAGTCATTTGTTGTATGATTTTACAAAATCAAATAATTCCCCCAAATAAAGGTTTAGTTGAACCTGAAATAGATGGAATAAATTATTCAATGGAAATATCAAAAGAGAGGGTTAATTATGCAATTAGTAACTCTTTTGCTTTTGGTGGAAATAATACTTCTTTAATTTTTGGAAT
Coding sequences:
- a CDS encoding glycosyltransferase family 2 protein, which encodes MSLFLLQDKIFVVIPTYNNPKTIVNVANDVIKNGYKLIIVDDGSTIKVTDLIESHPDIIILRHEINQGKGQAILTGAKKVKELGHDYFISLDGDGQHLASQIEKILSAHDGKDQIIIGARNFDIDNVPNGSKFGRWFSNFWACWDTEQEIKDSLSGFRLYPTSILDLNIKTLRFDWEMEVLVKHSWKGRLIKEVIIECYYPTPEERVSHFKKFWDTAAIVMVHIRLLPFKFLLKKRYK
- a CDS encoding 3-hydroxyacyl-ACP dehydratase, encoding MKSYFSNYFGVFLLEGLYHILDSKVSESLIEYEIQLTDEKHPIFQAHFPNNHLLPGFLHIDIASKLLDKELSKITKAKFLQAILPLDKILFIIEKKEQNYKIITKKDNKKCSEFIFVTR
- a CDS encoding NAD(P)/FAD-dependent oxidoreductase yields the protein MEKCDVLIIGGGPSGSLAASKLLKNGFSVIILEKLDFPRFVIGESLLPRCNEILENNELFEVIEQQKYMTKGGAIFVNEKNEEQVIDFSKNLGQKWGTSFQVKREEFDNVLLQNSKKMGADVRHGYEVIAYDNEKNQLKAKNNNGNIEEFEAKFILDASGYGRVLPKLLDLDIPSDLRLRNAIFTRVKGERRREKDFEGFIDIVIHDNNKAWLWVIPFSDGTTSCGIVCEEDYFKKTGLSQADFWDKVINEHVYLKEKFKNAEKIVPVGIIGGYSAAIKKMYGKGYALSGNATEFLDPVFSSGVTLALESSNKVAELIIKELNGEKVNWQNDYEDYMMIGINVFREFVYAWYEGKLQKIFYSKNKSDIIKNSISSILSGYVWDENNYFVKDTKRKIEALVAMSN
- a CDS encoding phosphopantetheine-binding protein, whose amino-acid sequence is MAVKSDEFKQFLINGLKLEDIGVDDINDDDALFGDEGLGLDSVDSIELVLIIEKEYGIKINNSEQYQEIFKSVNSLLKYINDNK
- a CDS encoding beta-ketoacyl-[acyl-carrier-protein] synthase family protein, with the protein product MTINNKVYINYFDSVSCAGNDSLELFQSVCEQKDTIFTDTSYIKEKVVAIGKVSKDENLQNILLKRCEKLLEETKLVDFSKTLLIVGSSVGGMDETERLFFQNANYKKINYKKHPVDAIAYHLKEKFSFYDDVSFSTACTSSANALGYAKEVISKGIYENVLVIGIDTLSYTTVCGFSALSVLSSKPCTPFDKNRDGMNVSEGFAILLLQNKKEENSIELCGVGYSSDAHHMTQPHPEGLGAKSAMQNAIYDAKLNINDISYINAHGTGTYANDFSELNAINSLFIDKKPKVSSTKSITGHTLGAAGAIEAVICCMILQNQIIPPNKGLVEPEIDGINYSMEISKERVNYAISNSFAFGGNNTSLIFGITK